Part of the Streptosporangiales bacterium genome is shown below.
CGGTGTCGAACAGCTCCACCGCGAGCACGCCGACGACGCCGAGCTCGCCGGCGATCCGCAGGGCAAGCTGCTGCGCGAGCAGCGCGTGGTCCTCGGCCAGGCCGGGCGCCGGCGCGAGCACCTCGACGCAGATGCCGTCGCGCTGCACGGTCTCCACCACCGGGTACGCGACCGCCTGCCCGTGCGGCGAGCGTGCCACCAGCGCGGCCAGCTCGCGGCGGAACTCCACCCGCTCCTCGAGCAGCAGCGGCACCTCGGGCAGGTCGGCGAGGTCGTCCGGGCCGTCGAGCACCCACACCCCCTTGCCGTCGTAGCCGCCGCGTGGCGTCTTCGCGATCACCGGCCAGCCGTGCTCCTCGGCGAACGCGCGCACCTGCTTGTCGGCCGCACCAGGGTCGGCGTTCGCGTAGGCGGGGCATGGGATGCCGAGCGGCGCCAGCCGGTCGCGCATCACCTGCTTGTCCTGGGCGTGCAGCAGCGCCGCGGACCCCGGCCGCACCAGGTGTCCGTCCGCCTCGAGCGCACGGAGGTGCTCACCAGGCACGTGCTCGTGGTCGAACGTGACCACGTCACAGCCGGCGGCGAACCCGCGGAGGTCGGCCAGCGACGTGTGCTGGCCGACGGTGACGTCGCCGCAGACGAGCACCGCACCGTCGGACGGGTCCGCGGCGAGCACCCGGAAACCCACGCCGAGCGGGATGGCCGCGGCGTGCGTCATCCGCGCCAGCTGACCGGCGCCGACCATGCCGACCGAGGGGAAACCAGAGGGACTCTGCACAGCCCGAGCCTAGCGACGCCGGGTCGGTCAGGAGAGGCCGAGGTCGCGGGCGATCAGTATCCGCTGCACCTCGCTCGTGCCCTCGCCGATCTCCAGGATCTTCGCGTCGCGCCACATCCGGGCGACGGGGAACTCGTTCATGAAGCCGTACCCGCCGTGCACCTGGGTGGCTTCCCGCGCGTTGGTGACCGCGCACTCGGACGCGTGCAGCTTCGCGATCGCCGCGGCCCGCTTGAACGGCTCGCCGCGCAGCATCAGCTCCGCCGCCCGGTAGTACGCCAGCCTGGAGGTGTGCGCACGCACCTCCATGTCGGAGATCTTGAACTGCATCGCCTGGTACGCCCCGATCGGCTTGCCGAACGCCTCGCGCTGCTGCGCGTACTTCAGTGACTCGTCCACGCAGCCCTGCGCCAGCCCGGTCGACAGGGCCGCGAGCGCGATCCTGCCCTCGTCGAGGATGCGGAGGAACTGGGCGTAGCCGCGGCCGCGCTCGCCGAGCAGGTTCGCCGCGGGCACCCGGCAGCCGCTGAACGCGAGCTCCCTGGTGTCGGACGCGTTCCAGCCGACCTTCGAGTACCGCTGGCCGACGGTGAACCCGGGTGTGCCCGAAGACACGATGATGCTCGAGAGCTCCTTGCGGCCGTCCGCGTCCACGCCGGTCACGGCGGTCACCGTCACCAGGCCGGTGATCTCCGTGCCGGCGTTGGTGATGAACGCCTTGCTGCCGTTGATCACCCACTCGTCGCCGTCCAGCTCGGCGGTCGTGGCGGTCGCGCCGGCGTCCGAGCCGCCGCCCGGCTCGGTGAGCCCGAAGCCGCCGAGGATCTCGCCGCGGCACAGCCGCGGCAGCCAGGTGCGCTTCTGCTCCTCGGTGCCGAACCGGTAGATCGGCATGGCGCCGAGCGAGACGCCGGCCTCGACGGTGATCGCCACCGAAGAGTCGACCCGCGCCAGCTCCTCCAGCACCAGGCACAGGGCGAAGTAGTCGCCGCCCATGCCGCCGTGCTCCTCGGGGAACGGCAGGCCGAACAGGCCCATCTCGCCCATCTGCCTGACGATGTCGAGCGGGAACTCGTCGCGCTCGTAGAACTCGGCTATCCGCGGCGCCACCACGTCGCGGGCGAACTCCGCGACGGTCGCACGCAGCGCCTCGTGTTCGGCGTCGAGTCGGTAGTCAAGCACGGGATCCTCCGCACGTAGGACGGCTTCGTACCCGGGTCACGGGCACCACGCCGGACGCTACACCCACCCGGCACCGGCCGACCGTTAGCCTTGGGCCGGTGGCCAGCAGCGCTGAGGGGGCCGAGGGCGCCCACGACGACCCGCGGTCCGGCATCCTCGGGAAGGCATACCGCCGGTTCCGGCAACTCCTGCACGAGGCAGCGAAGTTCGGCACCGTCGGCGCGGTCGCCTGGGTGGTCGACACCGGCGTGTTCAACCTGCTCTACGGGCTCGGCCCGCTCACCGCGAAGGTGCTGGCGACCGCCGTGGCGACGACGTTCGCCTTCGCCGGCAACAGGTTCTGGACGTTCCGGCACCGGAAGAACTCCGGGCTGGCGAAGGAGTACTTCCTCTTCTTCGTGTTCAACGGCATCGGCCTGCTGATCCAGATGCTGGTGCTCGGCCTGAGCTACTACTGGCTCGCCGACATCTGGCCGGACATCTTCGGCACCCGGCTGGCCAGCAACATCGCGAGCAACGTGGTCGGCGTCGGCCTGGCCACGCTGTTCCGGTTCTGGTCCTACCGGCGCTGGGTGTTCCTACCGCCGGACGCGCCTCCGGTGGACCCGCACTCCGGCCTGCCGACCCGCGACGACGACCGCTAGCCGCGGGCCACGACCCGCCGGCCGCGGCGCAGGGCGGCGACCCCGACCGCGGTGAGCGCCCAGAAGCCGCTGGCCGGCATCGCCGCGGCGCATGCCAGGCCGGTCGCGGTGAGGGCGACGCCCGCCGCGCGCTGGGCGGCGTGGTCGTCGTTCGCCTCTGCGGACCGCAGCAGCCGGCCGCCCAGCCAGAGCGCCGGCGCGGGCGCGAGGAACCAGAACGCCGTCGCCCGGCCGCCACGGTCGGGCACGGCGTTCACCACTCCGGCACGCGCGATCTCCGCGAGCTCGGTGCGGTAGAGCGCTACCCCGACCCCGACGTGCACGGCGCCGACCACCTGCAGCCACCATCCGGGCGAACGTACGTCCATGCCCCGACGGTAAGGCAACGCGCTCACGCCGGGCCGCCCACGACCCGCCGTGGCGCGGGCTCGTCGCGGATCGGGCGGAGGAACAGTGCGAACCGCGCCGGGCGTTCCCGCGCAAGCAGTAGCCGGCCGCCGTCGGCTTCGGCCAGCGACCTGGCCAGGGCGAGGCCGAGCCCGGTGCCGTGGCCGCCTGAGACGTGCTTGTCGAAGACCTGCTGGCCGAGCCCGGGCGGCACCCCCGGCCCCTCGTCGGTGACCTCGACGACCACCGACTGTGCCGTGGACGACACCCTTACGGTGGTCGTGCCGTCGCCGTGCACCAGGGCGTTGTCCAGCAGCGTCGCGATGACCTGCGACAACGTGGACGCCGAGACACGCGCCCGCAGCCCGCGGTCACCGGCGATACGCAGCTCCCGGTTGCCGCGCCGGAACGCCGGCTCCCACTCGGCGCGCTGCTGGTCGACGACGTCGTCGACGAAGACCGGCTCCATCACCTCGTCGCCGCCCGACCGTGCCGCGGCCATCAGCTGCTCGACCACGTCGGCCAGCCGGCTCACCTGCGCGAGCGCCGCCTGCGCCTCCTCCTGCACCACGTCAGGGGTGTTGGCGGCGCTCTCGATCTCCTCCAGCCGCATCGACAGCGCCGCGAGCGGCGTACGCAGCTGGTGCGACGCCTCGCTGGCGAAGGCACGCTCGGCCTGCAGCAGCTTGGCGATGCGCGCCGCGCTCTTGTCGAGTACCTCGGCGATGCGGTCCACCTCGGCGGTGCCGTAGTGCCTGCGGGCGGGCAGCGACTCCCCCGAGCC
Proteins encoded:
- a CDS encoding 5-(carboxyamino)imidazole ribonucleotide synthase; amino-acid sequence: MQSPSGFPSVGMVGAGQLARMTHAAAIPLGVGFRVLAADPSDGAVLVCGDVTVGQHTSLADLRGFAAGCDVVTFDHEHVPGEHLRALEADGHLVRPGSAALLHAQDKQVMRDRLAPLGIPCPAYANADPGAADKQVRAFAEEHGWPVIAKTPRGGYDGKGVWVLDGPDDLADLPEVPLLLEERVEFRRELAALVARSPHGQAVAYPVVETVQRDGICVEVLAPAPGLAEDHALLAQQLALRIAGELGVVGVLAVELFDTADGVVVNELAMRPHNSGHWTIDGARTSQFEQHLRAVLDLPLGSPAPVAPYTAMANLLGGADPHVYDRYVHVLAKDPAVKVHLYGKEVRPGRKIGHVTAVGDDLDDVRARAKDACDYLRGDG
- a CDS encoding acyl-CoA dehydrogenase, which codes for MLDYRLDAEHEALRATVAEFARDVVAPRIAEFYERDEFPLDIVRQMGEMGLFGLPFPEEHGGMGGDYFALCLVLEELARVDSSVAITVEAGVSLGAMPIYRFGTEEQKRTWLPRLCRGEILGGFGLTEPGGGSDAGATATTAELDGDEWVINGSKAFITNAGTEITGLVTVTAVTGVDADGRKELSSIIVSSGTPGFTVGQRYSKVGWNASDTRELAFSGCRVPAANLLGERGRGYAQFLRILDEGRIALAALSTGLAQGCVDESLKYAQQREAFGKPIGAYQAMQFKISDMEVRAHTSRLAYYRAAELMLRGEPFKRAAAIAKLHASECAVTNAREATQVHGGYGFMNEFPVARMWRDAKILEIGEGTSEVQRILIARDLGLS
- a CDS encoding GtrA family protein: MLGKAYRRFRQLLHEAAKFGTVGAVAWVVDTGVFNLLYGLGPLTAKVLATAVATTFAFAGNRFWTFRHRKNSGLAKEYFLFFVFNGIGLLIQMLVLGLSYYWLADIWPDIFGTRLASNIASNVVGVGLATLFRFWSYRRWVFLPPDAPPVDPHSGLPTRDDDR
- a CDS encoding HAMP domain-containing protein, yielding MRRRLVVSTLVLSLVAVTVFGVPLAVAAYRLVHDETVRRLQRTADAIATSVQIRAERDERVTSSDIPKTQEDVRAIIRYPNGRVIRVGPRVSGAQLTAQARTTDGILVTVATPRAVVERTSILGVLVVAAIGVLAVGVTVGLAYLQARRLAWPLRDLAWRADRLGSGESLPARRHYGTAEVDRIAEVLDKSAARIAKLLQAERAFASEASHQLRTPLAALSMRLEEIESAANTPDVVQEEAQAALAQVSRLADVVEQLMAAARSGGDEVMEPVFVDDVVDQQRAEWEPAFRRGNRELRIAGDRGLRARVSASTLSQVIATLLDNALVHGDGTTTVRVSSTAQSVVVEVTDEGPGVPPGLGQQVFDKHVSGGHGTGLGLALARSLAEADGGRLLLARERPARFALFLRPIRDEPAPRRVVGGPA